The window ACACTTCAGGGTAAAAAGATGTTAGAGCGAGAAAGTTCACTTCTGATGCACCCGTAGCCACCGCGTTAAGCGCTATTCCGAACAACTGCACTTTGATATCATCAAATAGCCCAACCAAGGCCAGCCCCAACGACATGCTCAGGGCGATGAAACATGTCTTCACTGCATAGGATACACTCTGGATAAACCAAGGCACGCTCAGTTTGGTGATCATCAAAGGTGCTACATAGCACACGAGGACAGTAGACGTAGGTAACTGTCGGCCACTCAGAATATCTTCTGCTGCTGGCAATAGCATTTCTTGGTTAAAAAACGTCAGCATCCCGAAAAGGTAAAAACACAGGACATTTAGCCATCTTTTTCCCTCTGTAGAAGCCGGGCGATGGTCTGTTTCAGGGCCTGGGCCGATGAAGAACTCCTTGATTCGCTCACAGATGCACATCGCGGCGGAGCAGTACTGAGCATAGAAAGTCTCTAATGGACCATTGGTTTGTTCCTGATTATGTAATACTGTTTTTGTTACGTTTTAAGGCTGCTGTGGGCAGTAGTGCATCGATATATTTGAGACGAATCGTCCGTTATGACCTATttaacaataaatgagcgaCCTTTAAAGCCAGTAAAGCAACAAGCGTAAAATCTAGTTCTTTAATGGTCCACTGGGTATTTACCATTAAGCTCCCACACTGAGACACAAAGGCTCTGCTGGAAATCAGTATGCAAAAATATGACTTGAGGACAATGATAATTACCATATGTTGTTCAAACCGAGCTTTAATACAAAGAGCTTAACAATTGAAATCTTCTGCTAGCCTTCTTTCAGGGAGGGAGACAATGAATAaccgagaaaaaaaattccgcAAAGTGAAAGAAATTCTCTTGAGCGGATTCATTTGCAGTGTTTTATCTTAGCATGCTTATCACTTTCCAGCTAAAAACGTGGGGCCATGgggtttgtttttgagatataatcGTTTATAGATGAAATATACGGGGTATTTTTACAAGCCTTTTTCGTTGCCATGGTAGCCTATTACGACACATTGATGAATGCATTTTGTTAGGCAATTATTGTTTCTTACGAGGTACCAAACAAAGTGCAAAAATTGGTTTGAGCGTGCTAATATGTTGTACtgccttgaaaaaaaataataattagcaCACCCATAAGAAGAAAAGGGTTAACTCAGAGAATAATTTATCATAATATTTCTTGTTTGTATTGATTACATAATAATAGACCAAttattcagtccgaaacaaaagttatcatttcgaggctctggggaataaataaaaggatttatatgagtttattccccagagatGATAAATATTGTGTGGTTGGTTGGTTGCATCTCTGATatgccttaaggacggtgcctactattgttattgcgcatacgttctgcgcatctccagatactcggatttcctatcgccgatgcttagtaatacagggatatttttgcgcagtttaaaactatccagtgaaagtagatcttagtaagtactcttgatattcaaaaagaaaattgggtgtaaccatgcatttttgagagataattaagcttcaatttgagaaagaacgccatacattgctttctattttaaagctttttacaaatattatgatgaattatctttgaaaaatgcgaggttacctccaattttctttttggatttcaataacacttgttaagatctacatttcctgcatagttACACACCGTGGCAAAAAaactttaattagtaggcaccgtccttgatgTGACTGCGTGATGTAGTCACGTTAGTACATACCCACATTTTATCCCTGCTTACCACGGAgcctccagtagctcagtggtaagAGTATCCTTACTaaatcacggagggtcgtgggatcaaatcccatctggcgcagtggtgagagcactaacCCTTCCACCAGTACAGCAGGGGCCCgcttctcgaaagtcccgaaactttacgggctatTTTCGGCTGTCACCATTCCCtttttatctcaagaacggacagGATTTAAGtcttcaaacttcacagtcatttttctttctgttaccttgaaaacatcttaaaagatcggctttccaaaccaagcggttggcagtttcacaaatggttttTGGGGCCCGAaaaggttttcgggactttcgagaaacgggcccctgctcgggatcgattcccggattcgacGTTACAAATTTCTGTTTCGATGCTATTTGGACGACACTTACAAACAATTTTCACTCTTAAGTCTGTCGTTTGCACATGAGGAAAAaataatctaggactagatcaGCAGATTCTTATTAAGACAATTAAGATCGCTCTTCTGGCaacttcttttttaaaaaaaaactttaattctaaaataataacaatagctgGCTACCCGTATGTCACTTcggatttacaaaaaaaaaattgaaaaagttgaGTGAATGATATCGAACTCAGTTCAATGGCTGCAGAGTAAACCGAGATAGCCACAGGAAAAAAACCCTCACTCGATTTAATCTAACGAATCTCTTTATTTTCCATGTTTGATACTTATATAATTACGACCATGCAGTTAAACAAACTTAACAAAGTACAACAGTACTAGTTTTCACGTTTCATGTCCTCTTATAATCTTCGTACCCAACTGTATTTAATGTTccggttaaaaaaataaaataaaatgaagcaaaaacaaataatacaTTGTGTTTTTTTTCGGTGGCGTATTGCAGATTAACTTTAACTACTCGCTCGTTTCAGGCCAATTAATCGTGAAAATAGGAAACTGACCTTCAGCTCAGCAGACTCTCAGCAGAGACTCTCTGAAGGGGCATTTACTGCTCTTATTGTTTAAAAGAGGAAATAAATAGTTCAATAATGGGTTCTAATTAATGTTTGAGGTCACGCTCCGCAGGGAAGAGATGCTTACTAAAAATAATATAGGTTATATAAATGCAATCACTGCAATATAGGTTAAAAAATGTACTTTTCATTTCACAAATAGCGAGGCAGCAAGACAGTTTACACGAATCTTTTCCATTTGCAAAACAATATctttaattctgcttttttcaccataaataaaatataataagcTGTAGCGAATAGCGATGGTTAaaataatttgacaaatttataattgtaaaataattttagttattattgattcaaaatgatttttttaaaactggttTATGTTCCTTGCATATTTCTAGCTAACGCAAAAAGGAACGTCATTtgtccaataataataatgcccATTGTCCAATAACAAATAAGAAGCTTTATCAGGAGACGAGAGGAGACGAGAGGAGCCGATGATGTAGGCGAAAACAGAAACGCCATAAGACAATGCCTCTGCGAGCCCCAAACTAGCGTTTTACACATTGGTCCATTTCTCTGACGTTTAAGAAATGACTAACTGTGAAGTTATGAGATTTATGTAATTATTCGACGATAAAATCTGGAGCCCCATCGCGATCTATCAATCCAACCTTTCTCTTTCGGAAGTTGGTTATCACTGCCGTCGTCCTCGCTTCAGCAACGTCACGCCAAGTTTCCGTGgttgttattagggagcttaagcactcCCTTTATCTGGGTTATTCATGGACAGTGTGTCCCACTGGTCAGCGGGCTCGACAATGTCACGTGACCTAATTGtctaaatgaaaaacaattgtGATGGTAAATGGTGTCATGTTATTCCCAGGAGCTTTGCACCGTTTACCATCTTATATACTTGCACTTTTCTCGACTTCTCATATTACTGCTTGGTCCAAAAACTGTTAATTGACCGAATGCTcctgaccgaatgcataaatggcggccaaaaatttattcttttgtttatgtgctaatgagactcactagcctcgctctcaagcaacctttcttttgtattttgttcatgcaaacgaggctagtgaggctaataagcacataaacaaaagaatatttttttggccgccatttatgcattcggtctatgaaaTGATCTTTACCAACCTTGAGCACAGGCCACAGGATCCTCAGCAAGAGACTGTGTGTCAGGTTCAGTTTACTAATATATTAAAATGcagtcctaaacaaaatgcatcatctcgaggctctgggaaataaactcatacaaatcatTATATtcatttcccagagcctcgagatgatgccttttttgaaactgaattttaatatatcaaaattggtctattaacaactattcaccgaagtcaGAACCGCGAGCGCAATCTCGCGCGAGTTGCGCGGAGGTTGAATGGCAAGGGATATTCgaagtttgagtagccaatcacagcgcgcctTCAACGGAATCCACTTTTTTTGGTATATACTGTACAGTCTAACAATGAATATTAAATTCCCACCCAGTCATGTTTTTATGTCTTGTAAAACAGAATTCTTGCGCGGCAGAAAAATGTTGCACGCATTTATCCGTGAGGAATGGCTCCACAGCAAGACCAACAAAACCAGCCACCAGGCCACCCAAAGAGTTTCCGACTGTCAGCAGTCCCAGGGCAAATTCTCTCTCCTCGGGTGAAACAAAACGTGAGACGGCGAAAGGCGAGTGCAAGACAATCATTCCAGCCACGAGTCCAAGCGTAGAACACAGAGCAATAACGATCCAGATGTAGCCGACAAAGTGATACCAAGACTCGAACAGAAAGAAGATTAAATGGGATATTTCCAGTGCTGCGGGGAAGAAAACACGCATGAAGGTAagtgttttttctctttttaaatcCAAATAAGGTTCGATGCCATCTTTGGTACGATTCCGTTTCTTTGAACCTGTTTATTTGGTTTATTTTCTTGCACGCTTAGCTATCTAGGGTACGCGAGTAGTGACACTAGCATTTTCGTCTTCATACACGGGCCGCGATTTTTGCAAGAGTGACATCGACGAAAGCAAGAACAGTATGAAACACCAGCTTAAATAAGCCAAAAAAGTAGCTCTGAGTGTCCTGGTCGTGCGTTTTAACACGACGCAACCAATGGCAGACTGTTGTTGTGTTGAACGCAACACGCGACAAAACATTACAACTGTAATATTATTggtcaaaaagagaaaaaaactaatCGTGGCATGTGCGGTACGTATTCTATCTCTGAttttttcttatattttgtCGGTACCctgcataattaattaaataaaagacTTCGAGATCTTAACAACAACACGAgcgtacaaatgtgaacctttaATTCCGTATTTTTACTCTCAACTGACCACTCATCCCGGtttacaaataaagaagcctcgccTGTGATCTATTccgttgtaaagcacgcaggaagcggaaGAAGTGTACCGAGGGGAAACAAGAGACGAAGAGTCAAGTGTTTTCCCTCATCATATCATAtctctttatttaccctcggatttttagagtagcttggtgtagctaatttctccgagcatttaccctcccaaccatgatacaccacagaagacagaccacaacaccgggaactacatgcctaTCTTCTTGTTAGTTCTATCCGCTTCCAAAGTGCTTTACAACGAATTTTACCATGACTGCCAAATTCTCGCGcactcattggctaatttttattgtcaataagaggATAGACACATGAtattgacgcgatattgctcgcgtccgattgaatgaaattgaagtttctcgcactTTTGTCTcccgttcttctcgtgttttgacttaattttgacccacCCCTCTTCCTTTggtcaaaaacaaattgatgccattttttcatgcgtctgtcctgttattgacaatgaatttcgtcataatattgtggatccacagctactttgacaatgttaaaacgaaattcatgatcaataacaggacagacgcatgaaaaactgacatcaatttgtttaaacagatcacaggcgaggcttctttatttgtttgatAATAAAGAATTTCTTAAGTTCGTCGCGCATTTGGCtaatttttgcaaaactttattttttaaatgctGCGAGTGGTGTCAGCCGTGCATTGGCACgctgttttaaccaatcagagcgcgcgttatatcgaaACTTTATCATAATTTAGTTTTAGGATAATTCGTCCACATTGTAAGACGTGAACccgatggaataatcgcgaaagacgtCGCCTTTGTAGACCTTTAAGTCCGTATTTTCGTtttaacaacgacgtgaaatcaccttGAGGATCTGTCCGGACGTCAGCAACCCACCATAtctatattttttaatttttgccacAAAAATTCCACGAGGCTCATAGCAGACTAGTTCTTGGACAGTTTCCATGCAATAAGTATGCTAAACAACCTTACTGCGCacctgtggctcagttggttgaacaccgggctgccatgcgggagttCGTGAGTTCGACTACAGCCAGattaacactcagggtctttaaataactgaggagaaagtgctgcctttgtaatgacatctgcaaatggttagattctCTAATCTTCTCGGATATAAAGGGCAATAAACCGTAGGCcgcgtctcacaacccttcaatgttcataactctGTAAGACGTGAAAGAACCAggacactattcgtaaagagagGGCACTGGTAGTTTCCGGTGTTGCGGTCTGTCCCGGATGTGAAGtaaagtgaagctattagtttCTCCCCTCGGGGCccttcaggactaatttacaattatttagagcggttttcaattgagtgtcgaaagtaactagcgaattgctttggttttgcattacttcgctcagtgattggttcaaagttttcgcgccactttttcaaccatgcaatcagaagtgaaaccaaaaccaatcgtggcccgcgcgtacacattttcccgcgctttgtgtcggctgcgtgtaattacttcgagttttgattggtttatcggattgtctccgtcctttttgattggccaaagtaattactcttgttttggctttacgacactcgattgaaacttgcccTATGGGgaactttagccagactgcttattacgcagttttcaattttattttaggaagtgaaagatgccccgaAGCTGTAGTGTATCGTGGTTGGGAGGGTGAACGtgctcggagatactagctacatcaatgtactctaaaatccgagggtaaataaagataagatatgatatgatatatgacgATATTTACCCTTGACTGATGCCCATCACCTACCTGCAAACACCCACGTCTTGTTGCAAGTCAGAAAATCCACAGCCTCAGAAGGAAGGCAGGCAAATAGAAACAGATAACTCCTACCAATGAATTTTCCAATCCGGTACGAGAgagaatagaaaagaaaatgatCTCTAGGAGGCACATGAGAATCAGGGAAACCAATGGTTGTAATAACGGAAGAATTGGACATGTACTCGGCGAAGAAGCTTAGAAACAGCGGGATGATAAAGGGGAGAATCTTGAAACCGATGCGAAGTTTTTGGCTAAATTGAGATTTTTCAGTTGATTGGTGCGGACTGTCAGGCTCGGACCCAACGATTGTATATCGTACATTTTTGTGTTCAGCGCCATTTCCGTTTGCTATGTTCTCCCTGTCTAAAAGAGCGTAAAATATGATTATCAACGCCGGCAGAGGAATCGTGAGTGTGATGGCTGTCTTGGGTGACACACAACTCCATATTGTAACTCctgagggaaaaaaagaaaaaaacaacaactttataAACTATAAAAATTATACAACAAAGACACGCAGTCACTCAGACATGGTCTACTTGATGGCATCAAAACTTGTATTGAGCTTGATCGCGACGCTCTTGGAATAACGTTTTTTTCCCCGAAAGCTCTGAAATTTCGGAAACGATAATTCATTTGAATGCCAGAAGAAAGACGTTTACTTATAGAGAATCACCACTGAAAGTTAACTTTGAAGCTATTTTGCGACGTCTTGAAAGCATGTTGAAAGACATCTTTTAGAATGAGTGGACGAAGGTTTCATAAAAACGGTTTTCAGATGGGccaaaaaagtgttttctcaGACACACCTGGTCTTCGTTTTCAAAGCTAAAAACTGCACATGAATTTTCTTGACAAAACTTTCGTCTACAGTTGCCTTAAGTCGTTTGATGATTCGTTGGACAAGGGATTCTTGATTCACCAATCGCcgcgaaaaatcggttattatGTTCCCCGGAAAGGCCATGTTCTAGACAGCGCGAAAAGCAAAGAACAGGTGTTTTTACTAACTAGATGCAAGTCGGATGTTTCTGTCAAGAGAATCACACTTTCGTTAACATATTGAAATGCAAATGTCAGGCATAAAGCAAACATTAAAATACGAGAACACTGACCGACGAGAAGTTCAAGACTACCTcagaaagcaaacaaacaaatcacaTTTTTGTTCATGAAAATGGCCATCAATGCCTGCAAATTTGATGCTATACGCTTTTTGAGATTTCCTCCAAAATTAAGAACAAGCCAAAAAGCAGAATCTCAAACAGACGATTTGATCCGCATACAAACTCAAGCATTTTAGTGAATTATATTCACCAATAAGTTGTGCTGAGAATTCATGGTTATCTTCAAGCCAAAATCGcatcttttattttaaaaggagGCCAAAAACTGCGATTTAAACTTTAATGAGAAACGTAAAGTTTAGATATCACTTGAAGGATACGGCTTGAATGTACCGCTTTTCATTAAAAAAGGGTAAGACGAAAGAATTAGTTGAATTTGAGGGCGAAGTTGCCGAATGTTCGTGAACCGATTTAGCATTAACCGAAATTGACTGGTTATTACAAGAAATCGAGGCTTCTGAAACCCTTCTAATGTACTCTGTGAGAGTACAAAACTTACGAAGACTcgatatttttctttctttcgtcATTTATAAACCTTGCGGTAAATCTAAATATTATATATTGCTTGGCCAACCCTTTGTGACTGTTAGTAACTGAAGCGTAAAGAACTAACAGAAGGAGAAGAACAGCTCACGCGAAGCGTCACTTCTGTTGTTAGTGTTTTCGCCTGCTGGGAATTAACACAATTGACATGACCGTCTTCCTACCTGTATAGTATAGAGGAGAGACAAGCGACGCCATTCCGGTTCCAGCAACAAATGCACTGATACACACCTGAGGATAAAATGACGTTAAGGCGAGAAATACAACTTCGGCCACCCCTGTAGCTACGGCGTTCACCGCTATTCCTACTAATTTCAACCGCATGTCTTCGGTGAAGATGATCAAAGCCAGCCCTGTTACCATGCACGTCGAGATGAAACAAACTTTGAAGACATAAGAAATCTTTTGGATAAACCATGGCGCTATAAGCTTTATCGCCGCTAAGGGTGTTACAAAAGTAACTAGTATTGTAGCAGTTGGAAGTTGTCGGCCGCTAAGAATGTCCTCAGACGCCGTGTATAACATTTCTTGATAAAAGAAGCCCATCGTACCAAAGATGTAGAAGCAAAGAACATTTAGCCAGTTAGATCGCTTTTTCAAAGCGGCTGGATTCTCGTCTCTTTCAGGGCTACATTTACTGTAACTTTCCATCCTTCGATCCCACATTGTCCATTCATTTAAGTCTAAAATAAGATTATTGATTCGCTTGTCTTCTACTTTTAATTTATAAACGGCTTCATAAGAGAGGTTTGCGCCACGATTTGAACGCCGATCAAAGCAAATTGGCCCCGCCGTCTTATGAATAAATACTCCAGTTCACAGGCGGTAATTTATTGCGCTTTTTCCGCGTTGGAGAAAACAAAGCCGAATCAATTAGAATTGCAAATGAACCAAATGGCGACTCAAAGGTCAAACACAATTCCTTGTTTATCAGCTGCACAAGAAAATAAGGCACATAGCAAGCAAATCTTTCTTTCACATCGAGAGGGGGATTCAAAAGCTAAAGGtaaacaattttaaagtatgaatttgattttcaaaaattaaaaaaaaaaaaacattgtgcCTGTGATGTCAACGTTTCCATGACGACCAATACCTCTTACGCTCAACCCTTTAAAGGATTCTAcaatttgaacaatatttatcaAAAGATATATTTTTCTCATAGAAAGTGATAAATATTctctttcatgaaaaaaacttaAGGTCTGGTAACCGAAATGATTGTGCTTTTGTAAATCCTAATCAGGACGCCCACTGTTTGATATATTACCACAAGTTCTCTTCATATCAAAATACTTATGTTGAATCTAGTTATGTCATGTT of the Montipora capricornis isolate CH-2021 chromosome 7, ASM3666992v2, whole genome shotgun sequence genome contains:
- the LOC138056453 gene encoding uncharacterized protein isoform X1; the encoded protein is MWDRRMESYSKCSPERDENPAALKKRSNWLNVLCFYIFGTMGFFYQEMLYTASEDILSGRQLPTATILVTFVTPLAAIKLIAPWFIQKISYVFKVCFISTCMVTGLALIIFTEDMRLKLVGIAVNAVATGVAEVVFLALTSFYPQVCISAFVAGTGMASLVSPLYYTGVTIWSCVSPKTAITLTIPLPALIIIFYALLDRENIANGNGAEHKNVRYTIVGSEPDSPHQSTEKSQFSQKLRIGFKILPFIIPLFLSFFAEYMSNSSVITTIGFPDSHVPPRDHFLFYSLSYRIGKFIGRSYLFLFACLPSEAVDFLTCNKTWVFAALEISHLIFFLFESWYHFVGYIWIVIALCSTLGLVAGMIVLHSPFAVSRFVSPEEREFALGLLTVGNSLGGLVAGFVGLAVEPFLTDKCVQHFSAAQEFCFTRHKNMTGWEFNIHC
- the LOC138056453 gene encoding uncharacterized protein isoform X2 → MWDRRMESYSKCSPERDENPAALKKRSNWLNVLCFYIFGTMGFFYQEMLYTASEDILSGRQLPTATILVTFVTPLAAIKLIAPWFIQKISYVFKVCFISTCMVTGLALIIFTEDMRLKLVGIAVNAVATGVAEVVFLALTSFYPQVCISAFVAGTGMASLVSPLYYTGVTIWSCVSPKTAITLTIPLPALIIIFYALLDRENIANGNGAEHKNVRYTIVGSEPDSPHQSTEKSQFSQKLRIGFKILPFIIPLFLSFFAEYMSNSSVITTIGFPDSHVPPRDHFLFYSLSYRIGKFIGRSYLFLFACLPSEAVDFLTCNKTWVFAALEISHLIFFLFESWYHFVGYIWIVIALCSTLGLVAGMIVLHSPFAVSRFVSPDEKEFALGLLTVGNSLGGLVAGFVGLSVEPFLTDKCVQHFSAAQEFCFTRHKNMTGWEYNIHC